One segment of Nostoc piscinale CENA21 DNA contains the following:
- a CDS encoding iron uptake porin — MLKHLLYSFSLLLLASPTALAEPIDNNLNTANINAHALQGQVTSVSQFSDIQPTDWAFIALQSLVERYGCIAGYPNSTYRGNRALTRYEFAAGLSACLDHINELIATSTSELVNKEDLAVLQKLQTDFATELATLQGRINNLEARTNTLEQQQFSTTTRLNAQIITAVSDTFGNKVGGTKDETNPFLATRGRLNLESSFTGKDLLRVRLEFGNFANNNGSSQVAAATGTGMTRLNFDFDSNNTLFVPHVRYYFPVSDSLSFVVGPTGIGYTDISTTVTPPTIADDGNGVPSLFGSYSPIFRRGGGGAAANWNITQDLVLSLGYLASSPNTPSAKNGLFDGGYNALAHLAYYGQQGAIGVAYSHGYSPGGVVDLTGGTGSVLATSPFGNSIATANSIVGMQGYYRFSPNFQVHAWGGYIWATAKNSGFSDISNGRGGTDSLFVNSGDNANAWFGAIGMSFPDVGGKGNLPGIIFGLPPRVAHSDVRQEGDNAYHIEAFYRWRLNNNISVTPGFWVILNPENNRNNDTQQYVGVVRTTFDF; from the coding sequence ATGTTGAAACATCTTTTGTACAGTTTTTCGCTTTTACTCTTAGCCTCTCCAACAGCCTTAGCAGAACCTATAGATAATAACTTGAATACAGCCAATATCAATGCTCACGCACTGCAAGGACAAGTCACATCAGTGTCTCAATTTTCTGATATACAGCCAACAGATTGGGCATTTATAGCTTTGCAATCATTAGTAGAACGCTACGGTTGTATAGCAGGCTATCCAAATTCTACTTATCGCGGTAATCGTGCCTTAACTCGTTATGAATTTGCAGCTGGATTAAGTGCTTGCTTAGACCATATCAACGAATTAATTGCCACATCTACTAGTGAGCTAGTCAACAAAGAAGACTTAGCAGTATTGCAAAAGTTACAGACAGATTTCGCCACCGAATTAGCCACTTTGCAAGGTCGGATAAATAATTTAGAGGCGCGGACAAACACTCTAGAACAACAGCAATTTTCTACAACTACCAGGTTAAATGCTCAAATTATTACGGCTGTGAGTGATACCTTTGGCAACAAAGTAGGCGGTACAAAAGATGAAACTAACCCATTCTTGGCAACTCGTGGTCGTTTGAATTTAGAAAGTAGTTTTACGGGCAAAGATTTGCTGCGAGTCCGGCTGGAGTTTGGTAACTTTGCGAATAATAATGGTTCTAGCCAAGTTGCTGCTGCTACAGGCACAGGGATGACGCGCTTGAACTTCGATTTTGATAGTAACAATACGCTGTTTGTACCCCACGTTCGTTATTACTTCCCGGTGAGTGATTCCCTCTCCTTTGTAGTTGGCCCTACAGGTATTGGTTATACAGACATTTCAACTACGGTTACACCTCCGACAATTGCTGATGATGGTAATGGGGTTCCTTCTCTATTTGGATCATATAGTCCCATATTCCGCAGAGGTGGCGGTGGGGCAGCCGCTAACTGGAATATTACTCAAGACTTGGTTCTCTCCTTGGGTTACTTAGCCAGCAGTCCGAATACACCATCCGCTAAAAACGGGTTATTTGATGGTGGCTACAATGCCCTAGCTCACTTAGCTTATTACGGTCAACAAGGAGCTATTGGTGTAGCTTACTCTCATGGTTATAGCCCTGGTGGAGTAGTTGATCTCACAGGTGGAACGGGGAGTGTTTTAGCGACTTCTCCTTTTGGTAATAGTATTGCCACTGCTAACAGTATTGTTGGGATGCAAGGATACTATCGGTTTTCCCCAAATTTCCAGGTTCATGCTTGGGGTGGATATATTTGGGCAACTGCCAAGAACTCTGGTTTCAGCGATATTTCTAATGGGCGGGGTGGCACAGATTCTTTGTTCGTCAATAGTGGCGACAATGCGAATGCTTGGTTTGGGGCAATTGGGATGTCGTTTCCAGATGTGGGGGGTAAGGGTAATCTCCCAGGAATTATTTTTGGTTTACCACCGCGAGTTGCTCACAGTGATGTCCGTCAAGAAGGAGATAACGCTTACCACATCGAAGCATTTTATCGCTGGCGACTGAACAACAATATATCTGTGACTCCTGGTTTTTGGGTAATTCTCAACCCAGAAAACAACCGCAATAACGATACTCAACAATATGTAGGAGTGGTTCGTACAACCTTTGATTTTTGA
- a CDS encoding LacI family DNA-binding transcriptional regulator — protein sequence MSKRKISIEDIARKAGVSHSTVSRALRDSPLISAKVREEIKKLAQEMNYVPNAIAQSLQNQRTYTVGVIVTSIADPFFGELVEGIEQVARKAGLNVLLNASHGDFDQEIAAIENFHYRRVDGILVADSRIGKNHNKRLTQLTVPTVLINIDTEAHNETFHSVAIDDRLGGCVAVEHLLDLGHTRIGYIGVGDSSKADQQRLEGYHLALSQAKLSANQDWVAIPQRDSQTISDFDIGKQLLPQLVAAGVTGIFCYNDMVAVGALLACKELGISVPQDLSLVGFDNIALASYITPALTTVSQRMVEMGELAMTMLLDLFEEKAVDNILLSPFLVKRGSTTQVSKAKKISNYIEVKI from the coding sequence ATGAGTAAGCGAAAGATTTCCATTGAAGATATTGCTCGCAAAGCAGGCGTTTCTCATTCCACGGTTTCACGCGCTTTACGAGACAGCCCTTTAATTAGCGCCAAAGTGCGGGAAGAAATCAAAAAACTGGCGCAGGAAATGAACTACGTACCGAATGCGATCGCCCAAAGTTTACAAAATCAGCGCACTTATACCGTTGGGGTAATTGTTACGTCCATCGCCGATCCCTTTTTTGGTGAACTAGTAGAAGGAATTGAACAAGTAGCCAGAAAAGCCGGCTTGAATGTGTTGTTAAATGCGTCACATGGAGATTTTGACCAGGAAATAGCCGCTATTGAGAATTTTCATTACCGCCGAGTAGATGGAATTTTAGTCGCTGACTCGCGCATTGGCAAAAACCATAACAAGCGATTAACCCAACTTACTGTGCCAACAGTTCTGATTAACATCGATACGGAAGCTCACAACGAAACCTTTCACTCAGTTGCCATAGATGATCGCTTAGGCGGCTGTGTAGCTGTAGAACATCTCCTAGATTTAGGACACACTCGGATTGGCTATATAGGAGTAGGTGATAGTAGCAAAGCAGACCAACAACGCCTAGAAGGATATCATCTGGCGCTATCTCAAGCAAAGTTATCAGCAAATCAAGATTGGGTAGCCATTCCCCAGCGAGACAGTCAAACAATCAGCGATTTTGATATCGGTAAACAACTCCTACCCCAATTAGTAGCGGCTGGCGTAACTGGCATTTTTTGCTACAACGATATGGTTGCTGTCGGCGCTCTTTTAGCTTGTAAAGAACTAGGTATTTCCGTTCCGCAAGACTTGAGCCTTGTGGGATTTGATAATATTGCGCTTGCCAGTTACATCACACCAGCACTCACAACAGTCAGTCAACGTATGGTAGAAATGGGCGAATTGGCTATGACTATGTTGCTTGACTTATTTGAAGAAAAAGCTGTAGACAATATTCTTTTATCTCCGTTTTTAGTCAAACGGGGTAGTACTACCCAAGTTAGTAAAGCTAAAAAAATCAGTAATTACATTGAGGTAAAAATTTAA
- a CDS encoding ABC transporter permease subunit, whose protein sequence is MSQTLRPVNNRPNQNSAASRRKSINNFLQVAGILPILVIICILFSLLSPNFFTAGNAVNILRQASINIVLATGMTFVILTGGIDLSVGSILAVSAVVAVLVSLIPVLGWLAVPAALLTGLCLGLVNGALITFLDVPPFIVTLGSLTALRGAAYLVANGTTVINRNINFAWVGNSYVGPLPWLVILALLTVAVSWFVLRQTVLGVQIYAVGGNERAARLTGIKVNRVLLFVYGVSGLLAGLAGVMSASRLYSATGMLGQGYELDAIAAVILGGTSFTGGIGTIGGTLLGALIIAVLNNGLTLLNMSYFWQLVVKGLVIIAAVMIDRLRRRSRR, encoded by the coding sequence ATGAGTCAAACCTTAAGACCTGTCAACAATAGACCTAACCAAAATTCCGCAGCCAGTCGGCGTAAATCCATCAACAACTTTTTGCAAGTTGCGGGCATTTTACCGATTCTCGTCATCATCTGCATCTTATTTTCCCTGCTGAGTCCCAACTTTTTCACAGCTGGTAACGCCGTCAACATCTTACGTCAGGCATCTATTAATATTGTGCTGGCCACAGGGATGACATTTGTGATTCTCACTGGTGGGATTGACCTTTCTGTTGGTTCTATCTTGGCGGTATCTGCGGTAGTTGCAGTGTTAGTCTCTCTCATCCCTGTATTGGGTTGGTTAGCTGTTCCAGCTGCTTTATTGACAGGATTATGTTTGGGTTTAGTGAATGGTGCATTAATCACCTTTTTGGATGTTCCACCGTTTATTGTCACCTTGGGTTCATTAACAGCCTTACGGGGTGCTGCTTATTTAGTTGCCAATGGCACAACAGTTATTAACCGCAACATTAACTTTGCTTGGGTAGGTAATAGCTACGTCGGCCCTCTGCCTTGGTTAGTTATCCTTGCTTTATTAACTGTGGCTGTGAGTTGGTTTGTACTGAGACAGACAGTTTTAGGTGTGCAAATATACGCTGTTGGTGGTAACGAACGAGCCGCCAGATTAACAGGTATTAAAGTCAATCGTGTGTTGCTGTTTGTTTATGGTGTCAGTGGGTTGCTTGCAGGTTTAGCTGGAGTTATGAGTGCTAGTCGCTTGTACAGTGCTACAGGGATGTTAGGACAAGGTTATGAACTAGATGCGATCGCTGCCGTCATCCTCGGTGGAACCAGCTTTACAGGTGGTATCGGTACAATTGGCGGCACACTCTTGGGTGCATTAATCATTGCCGTTCTTAACAACGGTTTGACCCTGTTGAATATGTCTTACTTCTGGCAACTCGTTGTGAAAGGCTTAGTAATCATTGCCGCAGTCATGATTGATAGACTCCGCAGACGTTCCAGAAGGTAA
- a CDS encoding sugar ABC transporter ATP-binding protein, with translation MTTNIQTDFLPMATAIPVLEMQGIAKRFHGVPALQGVNLTIYPGEVHALMGENGAGKSTLMKILAGAYIADEGEIRINGQSVKITDPGTARQAGINLIYQELNVAPNLSVTENIFMGSELQRGQFLDRKTMELEAQQVLDSLGATFTPQTIVGTLAIAEQQQVEIARALKDKSRILVMDEPTAALSDRETERLFEVIRKLRNDGIAIIYISHRMEEIYALADRISVLRDGQYIGSLTRDEISPQRLVQMMVGRSMQDFYEHQRQKNPGGVVLEVRNITDGRKIQPTSFQLRAGEILGLSGLVGAGRTEVSRLIFGADRKASGEIFLNGKKLEINSPSDAIAAGIGYVPEDRKDQGLFLEMSSRKNIGLNRLKQDANLGIVNWGSVNQIATEAVENFHIRLANLEIRAVDLSGGNQQKLLLARWLAINPRVLMLDEPTRGVDIGAKSEIYRIISDLAAQGVAILMVSSELPEIVGMSDRVLVMREGKLVGELDDSPGKEITQENIMHYATGASEVTAS, from the coding sequence ATGACAACAAATATTCAAACTGATTTTCTGCCGATGGCGACAGCCATCCCTGTACTAGAGATGCAGGGGATTGCCAAACGATTTCATGGTGTTCCGGCTTTGCAAGGTGTAAACTTGACCATTTATCCCGGCGAAGTTCACGCCCTGATGGGTGAAAATGGGGCAGGTAAAAGCACATTAATGAAAATTCTCGCTGGGGCTTACATTGCCGATGAAGGAGAGATTCGCATTAATGGTCAATCGGTGAAAATTACCGACCCAGGGACAGCCAGACAAGCGGGTATTAATCTGATTTATCAAGAACTGAATGTTGCACCCAACTTAAGCGTTACCGAAAACATATTTATGGGGAGCGAGTTGCAGAGGGGTCAGTTTTTAGACCGCAAAACGATGGAACTCGAAGCCCAGCAAGTGCTAGATAGTTTGGGAGCGACTTTTACACCACAAACTATTGTTGGCACATTAGCGATCGCCGAACAACAGCAAGTCGAAATCGCCAGGGCGCTGAAAGATAAAAGCCGGATTTTGGTGATGGATGAACCAACAGCCGCCTTATCTGACCGTGAGACGGAACGCTTGTTTGAAGTGATTCGCAAACTCCGCAACGATGGCATTGCCATTATCTATATCAGTCATCGGATGGAAGAAATCTATGCTTTGGCTGACCGCATTAGTGTGTTGCGTGATGGTCAATATATTGGCAGTTTGACTCGTGATGAAATTTCGCCACAACGGTTAGTACAGATGATGGTCGGTCGTTCCATGCAGGACTTTTACGAACATCAAAGACAAAAGAATCCTGGTGGAGTGGTGCTAGAAGTCAGAAATATTACTGATGGACGCAAAATTCAGCCGACGAGTTTTCAACTGCGGGCTGGGGAAATTTTAGGATTATCTGGGTTAGTGGGTGCAGGACGGACAGAGGTATCGCGGTTAATTTTTGGTGCTGACCGCAAAGCTAGTGGAGAAATATTCCTGAATGGCAAAAAACTAGAGATTAATTCGCCCAGTGATGCGATCGCCGCAGGTATTGGCTACGTCCCAGAAGACCGCAAAGACCAAGGTTTATTTCTGGAAATGAGTTCCCGAAAGAATATTGGACTGAATAGACTCAAGCAAGATGCCAACCTTGGCATTGTCAACTGGGGTTCAGTTAATCAGATTGCCACAGAAGCCGTCGAAAACTTCCATATCCGACTAGCTAACTTAGAAATTCGCGCCGTGGATTTATCTGGAGGGAATCAACAAAAACTCCTGCTGGCGCGGTGGTTAGCCATTAACCCCAGAGTATTGATGCTAGATGAACCAACACGCGGCGTAGATATTGGGGCGAAAAGCGAAATTTACCGGATTATTAGCGATTTAGCCGCCCAAGGAGTCGCCATTTTGATGGTGTCTAGTGAATTGCCCGAAATTGTTGGGATGAGCGATCGCGTTTTAGTCATGCGCGAAGGAAAGTTAGTCGGCGAACTCGACGACAGCCCAGGCAAAGAAATCACCCAAGAAAACATTATGCACTATGCAACTGGAGCATCGGAGGTAACAGCATCATGA
- a CDS encoding sugar porter family MFS transporter yields the protein MTTTTNRRKSNTFYVILIAGAAALGGFLFGFDTAVINGAVAALSTAFNANSVLTGLAVSLALLGSAIGAFYAGKIADRYGRVKAMVVASIFFTISAVGSGIAFGIWDFIFWRLLGGLAVGAASVIAPAYIAECSPSNLRGRLGSLQQLAIVVGIFIALLCDYFIAVSAGSAESPFLFGIDAWRWMFWTEIPPAVLYGMAALMIPESPRYLVAQGREPEAANVLNKIIGGNVLAKIEEIRQTVMREREPQFSDLLRRSGGLLPIVWIGIGISLLQQFVGINVIFYYSSVLWRAVGFSEKDSLSITVITGAVNIITTLVAIAFVDKFGRKPLLILGSIGMTITLGTMASIFGTAPLDAAGNPSLTGSSGLVALLAANLYVFCFGFSWGPVTWVLLGEMFNNKIRAAALSVAAAMQWVANFAVSTSFPPILQYFGLGAAYGLYTTAAAISLFFVLFFIKETKGMELEDM from the coding sequence ATGACAACTACCACAAATCGTCGTAAATCCAACACATTCTATGTCATTTTAATTGCTGGTGCTGCTGCCCTCGGTGGCTTTTTGTTCGGGTTTGATACCGCCGTAATTAACGGTGCAGTGGCAGCTTTATCTACAGCTTTTAACGCCAATAGTGTACTAACTGGCCTTGCGGTATCCCTGGCATTGTTAGGCTCGGCGATCGGAGCCTTTTATGCTGGCAAAATAGCAGACCGATATGGCCGAGTCAAAGCAATGGTGGTGGCTTCAATTTTCTTTACCATCAGTGCTGTTGGTTCTGGGATTGCCTTTGGCATTTGGGATTTTATTTTTTGGCGGTTATTGGGTGGATTAGCTGTTGGTGCTGCCAGTGTAATTGCCCCGGCTTACATTGCTGAATGTTCTCCTAGTAATTTGCGAGGCAGATTGGGATCTCTGCAACAACTAGCAATTGTCGTCGGCATTTTCATCGCCCTGCTATGTGACTACTTTATAGCAGTATCAGCAGGTTCCGCCGAGTCGCCATTTTTGTTTGGGATAGATGCTTGGCGGTGGATGTTTTGGACAGAAATTCCGCCGGCGGTGTTGTATGGTATGGCTGCTTTAATGATTCCTGAATCACCCCGCTATTTAGTAGCCCAAGGACGAGAACCAGAAGCCGCCAACGTGTTGAATAAAATTATCGGGGGTAACGTCCTCGCCAAAATCGAAGAAATTCGCCAAACAGTGATGCGGGAACGGGAACCGCAATTTTCTGACCTTTTACGCCGGAGTGGCGGACTTCTCCCGATAGTTTGGATTGGTATCGGTATATCTTTACTTCAACAATTCGTCGGTATCAATGTCATCTTTTACTACAGCAGTGTTTTATGGCGGGCTGTTGGCTTTTCTGAAAAAGATTCCCTTAGTATCACAGTAATTACAGGTGCAGTAAATATTATTACTACATTAGTAGCGATCGCCTTCGTCGATAAATTTGGTCGCAAGCCCTTACTAATTCTAGGGTCAATCGGGATGACCATTACCTTGGGAACAATGGCATCAATTTTTGGTACTGCGCCACTAGATGCTGCTGGCAACCCCAGTCTCACAGGCAGTTCAGGTCTTGTTGCGCTTTTAGCTGCCAACCTCTATGTATTTTGTTTCGGCTTCTCCTGGGGGCCAGTCACCTGGGTACTGTTAGGCGAAATGTTTAACAATAAAATTCGCGCCGCAGCACTGTCTGTTGCAGCCGCGATGCAGTGGGTAGCTAATTTTGCTGTTTCCACATCATTTCCTCCCATTCTGCAATATTTCGGCTTGGGTGCAGCCTACGGACTCTATACGACTGCGGCAGCTATCTCGTTATTTTTTGTACTATTTTTTATTAAAGAGACCAAAGGGATGGAATTAGAAGATATGTAA